The following are from one region of the Candidatus Neomarinimicrobiota bacterium genome:
- the hpt gene encoding hypoxanthine phosphoribosyltransferase yields MVISKEEIENKISEMALTLKKDYKDKEPILIGVLNGSFMFMADLIRKLDLECEVDFIKISSYADATRTSGTVRLIKDISADITGRHVLIVEDIVDTGLTVRFLKRRMEESGTKSVEFVTLLFKDTKANVGVDIKYVLFNIPDKFVVGYGLDYAQKLRRLNSIYAMRELPPA; encoded by the coding sequence ATGGTAATTTCTAAGGAAGAGATAGAGAATAAAATTAGCGAAATGGCATTGACATTAAAAAAAGATTATAAAGATAAAGAGCCCATACTGATTGGAGTCTTGAACGGTTCTTTTATGTTTATGGCTGATTTGATTCGAAAGCTGGATTTGGAATGCGAAGTTGATTTCATAAAGATATCAAGCTATGCCGACGCGACCAGGACGAGCGGAACGGTGAGGTTGATCAAAGACATCTCAGCAGATATTACCGGCAGGCATGTTCTAATAGTCGAGGATATAGTTGACACAGGATTGACGGTGAGGTTTTTGAAAAGGAGAATGGAAGAGAGCGGTACAAAATCAGTTGAATTCGTAACTCTTCTATTCAAAGATACAAAAGCAAATGTAGGAGTTGACATAAAGTATGTTTTATTCAATATACCAGATAAATTTGTTGTAGGTTACGGTTTGGACTATGCGCAAAAATTAAGGAGACTGAATTCTATATATGCCATGCGGGAACTTCCGCCGGCATAA
- a CDS encoding molybdenum cofactor biosynthesis protein MoaE, with translation MLVRITDGKINEEETTASVKNNESGAVITFLGTARRSSRGREVIHLEYDAYPEMAENKMKEIITELIDKYQVNDAAFIHRIGKVELGETIVIIAVSAPHSKEAFEASRYAVKRLKSVVPIWKKEVWADGEEWIGYEGDFSEEHH, from the coding sequence ATGCTTGTTAGAATAACCGATGGAAAAATAAATGAGGAAGAGACAACCGCTTCAGTGAAGAATAACGAATCAGGAGCAGTTATCACCTTTTTAGGAACGGCACGGCGGAGTTCGAGAGGTCGGGAAGTGATTCACCTTGAGTACGATGCTTATCCTGAAATGGCAGAAAATAAGATGAAAGAAATCATCACTGAACTCATTGATAAATATCAAGTTAACGATGCTGCTTTTATCCATCGGATTGGTAAAGTTGAGTTGGGAGAGACAATAGTTATTATCGCAGTCAGCGCGCCTCACAGCAAGGAGGCATTTGAAGCGAGCCGCTATGCCGTTAAACGATTAAAATCGGTTGTTCCTATCTGGAAAAAGGAAGTTTGGGCTGACGGCGAAGAATGGATAGGTTATGAGGGAGATTTTTCAGAAGAACATCATTGA
- a CDS encoding glycosyltransferase: MKITQISHYKLPVKNYGGIQRIIEWLSKALVQLGHTVYLVSQKGTDIPGTILIPTPKNVTDYTPYIPHDTDVVHYHSTPLVFPDKPFLVTIHGNGKPDEKFLPNTVFLSRNHAARHDSNRYVYNGIDPDEFIYKDNKDDYILFLSKVSRSIKGVDTAVELAKKLNFKLIIAGGRRLNFRKNIKYVGEVDGRDKAILLAGAKALLFPIRWKEPFGLVVTEAHISGTPVITTNWGAMPELVPEDVGYRCDSIDELAHAIESIERISPSNCRKWALQNFTSEVMARSYLREYENLIR; encoded by the coding sequence ATGAAGATTACTCAAATCAGCCATTATAAACTTCCCGTAAAAAATTATGGCGGCATACAACGTATCATCGAGTGGTTATCCAAAGCCCTTGTACAGTTAGGGCATACGGTTTATCTCGTCTCGCAAAAGGGAACTGATATTCCGGGAACAATATTAATACCTACTCCAAAGAATGTAACTGACTATACTCCATACATTCCCCATGATACGGATGTTGTTCATTACCACAGCACTCCGCTCGTATTCCCCGATAAACCGTTTTTAGTTACCATCCACGGAAATGGCAAACCAGACGAAAAATTTCTTCCAAACACTGTTTTTCTCAGCCGAAATCATGCCGCAAGGCATGATTCGAACCGCTATGTCTATAACGGTATTGACCCCGACGAGTTTATTTATAAAGATAATAAAGATGACTATATTCTGTTTCTATCTAAAGTTTCCCGCAGTATTAAAGGGGTTGATACGGCTGTTGAACTCGCCAAAAAACTCAATTTTAAGCTCATCATAGCCGGGGGTCGACGTTTAAATTTCCGCAAAAATATAAAGTATGTAGGGGAAGTGGACGGCAGGGATAAAGCAATCTTGTTAGCGGGAGCAAAAGCCCTTTTATTTCCAATTCGTTGGAAGGAGCCATTTGGGTTAGTGGTGACAGAGGCTCACATCAGCGGAACACCCGTTATAACCACTAATTGGGGCGCGATGCCTGAACTCGTGCCTGAGGATGTTGGATATCGCTGCGATTCAATTGATGAACTGGCTCACGCTATTGAATCAATTGAGCGAATTTCACCCTCTAATTGCAGGAAATGGGCGCTGCAAAATTTCACCTCGGAAGTCATGGCTCGCTCATATCTGCGAGAGTACGAAAACCTTATCCGCTGA
- the ftsH gene encoding ATP-dependent zinc metalloprotease FtsH: MDREKEYDNENSLNRKKGKGKGPVRKIRLRPKNSSNSNKKSGDDNQPGKKAVRNLMLWLMIAVGFIILAQILAFDQKAEVEITFTEFKSLLNNGAIERATIIENDFHGELYSPITFFRPSRKTTQSDSTAVIVESKFKVILPAGYVDQEVLTQWDGVGLKYNFQEKTMDWVGYLIQMSPWILIFVFWFFLMRRMQGGGQKGIFSFGKSKAKVRTDKDPVVTFDDVAGVVEAKQELEEIIGFLKEPEKFSRLGGKIPKGVLLTGPPGTGKTLLAKAVAGEAGVPFFSISGADFVEMFVGVGASRVRDLFAQGKKNAPCIIFIDELDAVGRTRGAGLGGGHDEREQTLNQLLVEMDGFESNEGVILLSATNRADVLDRALLRPGRFDRLVIVGNPDVRGREAILKVHVRDIKMSKKVDLSVLAKGTPGLSGAHLANLVNEAALLAALKNKKSVEIEDFEEAKDKVMMGVARKSLIISDEEKEITAYHEAGHALVARAIPEADPIHKVTIVPRGNALGTTHQLPMDEKYNYSRTLVNAQLTILLGGRSAEKVIFNELTTGAGNDLERATELSRKMVCEWGMSDKMGPLTFGKKTGEEIFIGREISQRRDYSEKTAQIIDEEVKKIVLQAEKRATILVKKDLPALKRIAKALLEYEVIDSVELDDLIAGKEIFPNNRRNGTKKSKSKIGNKTNRKKSNAKKGEHK, encoded by the coding sequence ATGGATAGAGAAAAAGAATACGATAACGAAAATAGCCTTAATCGAAAAAAAGGTAAGGGCAAGGGTCCCGTTCGAAAAATAAGATTACGTCCAAAGAACTCGTCAAATAGTAACAAGAAATCCGGCGACGATAACCAGCCGGGCAAAAAAGCAGTTCGTAATCTTATGCTTTGGTTAATGATTGCGGTAGGATTTATTATCTTAGCCCAAATTTTAGCATTTGATCAGAAAGCGGAAGTCGAAATTACTTTTACCGAATTTAAATCTTTGCTCAATAATGGGGCTATAGAAAGAGCTACCATAATTGAAAACGATTTTCACGGTGAATTATACTCGCCGATAACTTTTTTCAGACCCTCACGCAAAACGACACAGAGCGATTCTACAGCTGTTATAGTAGAAAGCAAATTTAAGGTGATACTACCGGCAGGTTACGTGGATCAGGAAGTCCTGACTCAATGGGATGGCGTCGGTCTTAAATATAATTTCCAAGAAAAAACAATGGATTGGGTCGGATATTTAATTCAGATGAGTCCGTGGATTTTGATATTTGTGTTTTGGTTTTTTCTTATGCGCCGAATGCAGGGTGGAGGACAAAAGGGTATTTTCTCATTTGGTAAGAGTAAGGCGAAAGTGAGGACGGATAAAGATCCTGTCGTTACTTTTGATGACGTAGCGGGAGTAGTTGAGGCAAAACAGGAACTCGAGGAGATAATCGGATTCTTGAAGGAACCGGAGAAGTTCAGCCGTCTGGGTGGCAAAATTCCAAAAGGCGTATTATTGACAGGTCCTCCGGGGACCGGAAAGACTTTATTGGCAAAAGCTGTCGCAGGAGAAGCAGGAGTTCCGTTTTTCAGCATCAGCGGCGCCGATTTTGTTGAGATGTTTGTGGGAGTGGGCGCTTCAAGGGTCAGAGATTTATTCGCGCAGGGGAAAAAGAATGCTCCTTGCATAATCTTTATAGACGAATTGGATGCCGTTGGGAGAACGAGAGGCGCCGGATTGGGCGGCGGTCATGACGAACGGGAGCAGACGTTGAATCAACTTCTTGTTGAAATGGACGGATTTGAATCCAACGAGGGTGTAATATTGCTTTCAGCGACAAATAGAGCCGATGTATTGGATAGAGCGCTTTTACGGCCGGGAAGGTTTGACAGGCTGGTGATAGTTGGAAATCCCGATGTGCGGGGTAGAGAAGCAATCCTAAAGGTTCATGTAAGGGATATTAAAATGTCAAAGAAGGTAGATTTATCTGTTCTTGCGAAGGGCACTCCCGGACTTTCAGGGGCTCATCTTGCCAATCTTGTGAACGAAGCGGCTCTTTTAGCGGCATTAAAGAATAAAAAATCGGTAGAAATTGAAGATTTCGAAGAGGCTAAAGACAAGGTGATGATGGGTGTGGCTCGCAAGAGTTTAATCATTAGTGATGAAGAAAAAGAAATAACTGCTTATCATGAAGCCGGACACGCGTTGGTGGCAAGAGCAATACCTGAAGCAGATCCAATTCACAAAGTCACTATCGTTCCGAGAGGTAATGCGCTTGGTACTACACACCAGTTGCCGATGGACGAGAAATATAACTATTCGCGTACATTAGTTAACGCACAATTGACAATATTGCTTGGAGGCAGATCCGCCGAAAAAGTGATTTTCAATGAGCTTACCACCGGTGCCGGAAACGACCTCGAAAGAGCAACCGAGCTTTCTCGTAAAATGGTATGCGAATGGGGTATGAGTGATAAAATGGGTCCTCTGACGTTCGGCAAGAAAACGGGAGAGGAAATCTTTATCGGAAGGGAAATCTCCCAGCGTCGGGATTATAGCGAAAAGACAGCTCAAATAATCGATGAAGAAGTTAAGAAAATCGTTCTTCAGGCTGAAAAAAGAGCTACTATTTTAGTTAAGAAAGACCTACCTGCTCTAAAAAGAATTGCAAAAGCATTGTTGGAATATGAGGTAATTGACAGCGTCGAATTGGATGACCTGATAGCGGGAAAAGAAATATTTCCGAATAACAGAAGAAATGGAACAAAAAAATCAAAATCTAAAATTGGCAATAAAACCAACAGGAAGAAAAGTAATGCTAAAAAGGGGGAGCATAAGTAA
- a CDS encoding P-II family nitrogen regulator: MKKLEAIIKPFKLDEVKEALIEMGVKGMTVSEVKGYGRQKGQSELYRGREYHIDFLPKVKIEVVVTDDKVDEAVRKILKIAKTGQMGDGKLFISNIEDAIRIRTEESGDDALN, from the coding sequence TTGAAAAAACTCGAAGCGATAATAAAACCGTTTAAACTCGATGAAGTAAAAGAAGCGTTGATTGAGATGGGCGTGAAAGGTATGACGGTTTCGGAAGTAAAGGGCTATGGAAGGCAAAAGGGACAATCCGAGCTTTATAGAGGACGGGAATATCATATAGATTTTTTACCCAAAGTAAAAATTGAAGTTGTTGTAACTGATGATAAGGTAGATGAAGCAGTTCGGAAGATATTGAAAATAGCCAAGACAGGACAGATGGGAGATGGAAAGTTATTTATAAGCAATATCGAAGACGCCATAAGGATTCGAACAGAAGAATCCGGCGATGATGCCCTAAACTAA
- a CDS encoding MBL fold metallo-hydrolase, with protein sequence MRVKKFVLGVYEENSYLIIDDETDEAIVIDPGEGPSALLETISSSNLSVKYILNTHAHIDHVLGVEEVKKKTGAPFYLCEKDLFLLDALPAQAEMLGVNGNFTVPEVEGNISEGDIFKVGSISLKVLETPGHSPGSVSFVTDEAVFAGDVLFAGSVGRIDLPGGSWEILKSSLQEKICVLDRDTVVFSGHGPETTIGKELDSNPYLQPGASL encoded by the coding sequence ATGCGCGTCAAGAAATTTGTATTAGGTGTGTACGAAGAAAATTCATATCTGATTATTGATGATGAAACCGATGAAGCGATTGTCATTGATCCCGGTGAAGGACCTTCGGCTTTATTAGAAACGATTTCTTCCTCAAATCTATCTGTCAAATATATTCTGAATACGCACGCTCATATAGATCATGTTCTTGGTGTTGAAGAAGTTAAAAAGAAGACGGGCGCTCCATTTTATCTTTGCGAAAAAGACCTGTTTCTTTTGGATGCTTTGCCGGCTCAGGCGGAAATGTTGGGAGTTAACGGGAATTTCACTGTTCCCGAGGTTGAAGGAAATATATCAGAAGGTGATATTTTTAAAGTTGGATCAATAAGTCTGAAAGTTTTAGAAACTCCGGGTCATTCGCCCGGAAGTGTCTCATTCGTCACAGATGAAGCAGTGTTTGCCGGAGATGTGTTATTTGCGGGTAGCGTGGGTAGAATTGATCTACCCGGCGGTTCTTGGGAGATTTTGAAATCTTCGCTTCAGGAGAAGATATGCGTTCTTGATAGAGACACCGTTGTCTTTTCAGGTCATGGTCCGGAAACTACTATTGGGAAAGAGTTAGACAGCAACCCGTATCTTCAGCCGGGAGCAAGTCTTTGA
- the moaD gene encoding molybdopterin converting factor subunit 1 — MKVKILFFASLKDITGENAVDLELEENATVESVKIKITSIYPKLEPLLNFVRIAINQEFAEAESVINNGDELAFLPPVSGG; from the coding sequence TTGAAAGTTAAAATACTCTTTTTCGCCTCGCTCAAGGATATAACCGGAGAAAACGCTGTTGATTTGGAATTGGAGGAAAATGCTACGGTGGAATCTGTTAAAATAAAAATTACTTCTATCTATCCGAAATTGGAGCCACTGCTCAATTTTGTCAGAATCGCGATAAATCAGGAATTCGCCGAAGCAGAATCCGTTATAAATAATGGTGATGAATTAGCGTTTCTTCCTCCTGTTAGCGGCGGTTAA
- the glnA gene encoding type I glutamate--ammonia ligase — MAADREEVYKLAKKSGAQAVDLKFMDFPGSWQHFTVPIRHLNDDMFDEGLGFDGSSIRGWKEINESDMLVIPDPTTAIIDPFLEPVTLSLVCDVHNPITKERYSRCPRFIAQKAENYFKSTSIGDKVNIGPEAEFFIFDDVRFDQTENSSFYMVDSTEGRWNSGTDEGPNLAHKPRYKGGYFPVPPTDSLSNLRSEMMLIMEASGLEVEAQHHEVATGGQSEIDLKYNTLLKMADGMVLFKYIIKNTARKHNKTATFMPKPLFADNGTGMHTHISLWKGKENLFAGTEYAGLSEMGMHFIGGLLKHGPAVVAFTNPTTNSYKRLVPGYEAPVNLAYSQSNRSAVIRIPMYSASPNSKRIEFRVPDPSCNPYLAFSAILMAGLDGIQNKIDPGEPLDRNIYDLKPEELKNVPGTPGTLEEALNALKDDHEFLLKGDVMTEDVLNKWVEYKMENEVNEMRLRPHPYEFALYYDV, encoded by the coding sequence ATGGCAGCTGATCGCGAAGAAGTTTACAAATTAGCAAAGAAGTCCGGAGCGCAGGCGGTAGATTTGAAATTCATGGATTTTCCGGGCTCGTGGCAGCACTTCACGGTGCCCATAAGACATCTAAACGACGATATGTTTGATGAGGGACTCGGATTTGACGGTTCGAGTATCAGAGGCTGGAAGGAGATTAACGAATCAGACATGCTGGTCATACCAGATCCTACTACGGCGATAATTGATCCGTTCTTAGAACCGGTAACTCTCAGTCTGGTATGCGATGTTCACAATCCTATAACGAAAGAAAGATACAGTCGCTGTCCGAGGTTTATCGCGCAGAAAGCAGAAAATTATTTTAAATCTACATCGATTGGTGACAAAGTGAATATTGGACCTGAAGCTGAATTCTTTATTTTTGACGATGTCAGGTTTGATCAAACCGAAAATTCAAGTTTTTATATGGTTGATTCTACCGAGGGCAGATGGAACTCGGGTACGGACGAAGGACCCAATCTCGCGCACAAACCGAGATATAAAGGGGGTTATTTTCCTGTTCCGCCTACTGATTCCTTATCGAATTTGCGTAGTGAAATGATGTTGATTATGGAAGCGAGTGGTCTCGAAGTTGAGGCGCAACATCATGAGGTAGCTACGGGAGGTCAGTCCGAAATTGATTTAAAATATAATACACTTCTAAAAATGGCAGATGGAATGGTGTTATTTAAGTATATCATCAAGAACACGGCTCGGAAGCACAATAAAACGGCAACGTTCATGCCTAAGCCGCTATTTGCTGATAACGGTACGGGAATGCATACTCATATCAGCCTGTGGAAAGGAAAAGAAAATCTGTTCGCAGGGACGGAATATGCCGGATTAAGCGAAATGGGAATGCATTTTATAGGAGGTCTGTTGAAACATGGGCCGGCTGTAGTTGCGTTTACAAATCCCACTACAAATTCCTACAAACGTTTAGTGCCGGGCTATGAAGCGCCCGTGAACCTGGCGTATTCACAGAGTAATCGAAGCGCTGTGATACGGATTCCTATGTATTCTGCAAGCCCTAACTCAAAGCGGATTGAGTTTAGAGTGCCTGATCCGTCGTGCAATCCGTATCTGGCATTTTCGGCTATCTTGATGGCCGGTCTTGACGGGATACAGAACAAAATAGACCCGGGCGAGCCGCTTGACCGGAATATCTATGACCTGAAGCCGGAAGAGCTGAAAAATGTACCGGGCACTCCCGGCACTCTTGAAGAAGCGTTGAATGCTTTAAAAGATGATCATGAGTTTCTTCTGAAAGGTGACGTTATGACCGAAGATGTCCTGAACAAATGGGTTGAGTATAAAATGGAAAATGAGGTCAACGAGATGAGGCTAAGGCCGCATCCGTACGAATTCGCTCTATATTATGATGTGTAG
- a CDS encoding TIGR00159 family protein, with protein sequence MVLFKLGFLSVTLVDVLDVLAVAFVFYKLYQALSGTRAAQMMIGLAGILMVSVVVQFLNMSGMAWLIENIRTVWVIAFVILFQPELRRILLTLGQSRLARKLFQVEELRAIDTVVETSFELSKKRYGGLIVIQRDGGLKSIVEKGVKLNARATAELLVSIFNPQSPLHDGAVVIMGETIEAAKCILPLSDNPTIDKRMGTRHLAALGLSEESDAVVVVISEETGKIALAHKGVFQRGLDESTLRGLLNKLLIPSA encoded by the coding sequence ATGGTGCTGTTTAAATTAGGTTTTCTTTCTGTCACTCTTGTGGACGTTTTGGACGTCTTAGCAGTAGCCTTTGTTTTTTATAAATTATATCAGGCATTGAGTGGAACTCGCGCAGCGCAAATGATGATTGGATTAGCCGGAATACTAATGGTCTCGGTTGTTGTGCAGTTTCTTAATATGAGCGGAATGGCCTGGTTGATAGAAAATATTCGCACAGTTTGGGTAATTGCCTTTGTTATCCTATTCCAACCTGAATTGAGGCGCATCCTCCTCACACTCGGACAAAGCAGACTCGCCAGGAAACTGTTCCAGGTAGAAGAGCTGAGGGCGATTGACACAGTTGTAGAAACATCTTTTGAATTGTCGAAAAAACGGTATGGTGGATTAATAGTCATTCAAAGAGACGGAGGACTGAAATCTATCGTTGAAAAAGGCGTTAAATTAAATGCCCGGGCAACAGCGGAATTGCTTGTATCAATATTTAATCCGCAATCTCCTCTACATGATGGAGCTGTCGTCATTATGGGTGAAACGATAGAAGCCGCTAAATGTATTCTTCCTCTTTCGGATAATCCTACTATAGACAAGAGAATGGGGACGAGGCATCTTGCCGCATTGGGATTGTCGGAAGAATCGGATGCGGTGGTTGTTGTTATCTCGGAAGAAACCGGAAAAATTGCGCTCGCGCATAAGGGAGTTTTTCAGAGAGGCTTGGACGAAAGCACACTTAGAGGATTGTTAAATAAATTATTGATACCTTCAGCATAA
- the folP gene encoding dihydropteroate synthase — MGILNVTPDSFSDGGKYINKDNAVSHGIKLAAEGSDIIDIGGESTRPGAAPLSLEDELERVIPVIRELAKEIRVPISIDTYKSEVAREALDAGASMINDISGLNSDDKMAGLVAEYDVPVVLMHIKGTPRDMQINPHYENMMSEVRNSLADSIDIALNAGVDKNKIIVDPGIGFGKDLMDNFSLIKNLDYFKSLGHLILIGPSRKSFLWKTLDVSPDETIEATAAAVTACIMAGADIVRIHDVKEVMNAVKIADLIVSAPGLN; from the coding sequence ATGGGAATATTAAATGTGACTCCCGATTCATTCTCCGACGGCGGAAAATACATCAATAAAGACAATGCTGTCAGTCATGGGATAAAATTAGCGGCAGAAGGATCTGATATTATTGATATTGGGGGCGAATCCACAAGACCGGGAGCAGCGCCTCTTTCATTGGAAGACGAATTGGAGAGAGTCATACCTGTAATCAGGGAACTTGCCAAAGAAATACGGGTTCCAATATCAATTGACACATATAAATCTGAGGTCGCCCGGGAAGCATTAGATGCCGGTGCATCAATGATAAATGATATTAGCGGATTAAACTCAGATGATAAAATGGCGGGATTAGTTGCCGAATATGATGTCCCTGTAGTACTGATGCACATCAAAGGGACTCCGAGGGATATGCAAATTAATCCTCATTACGAAAATATGATGTCTGAAGTAAGGAATTCCCTTGCAGATTCTATTGATATAGCTCTTAATGCAGGGGTTGATAAAAATAAAATTATTGTGGATCCCGGTATAGGTTTTGGCAAAGATCTGATGGATAATTTCTCTTTAATAAAAAATCTGGATTATTTCAAATCTTTAGGTCATCTCATTCTTATCGGACCTTCAAGGAAATCATTCTTGTGGAAAACTCTTGATGTTTCCCCGGATGAGACAATCGAAGCAACAGCAGCGGCTGTAACGGCTTGCATTATGGCAGGTGCGGATATTGTCCGAATCCACGACGTAAAAGAAGTTATGAATGCCGTAAAAATCGCGGATTTAATCGTTTCGGCGCCGGGATTAAACTGA
- the tilS gene encoding tRNA lysidine(34) synthetase TilS, with protein sequence MKNDKNITKFKKQFVQFARENDLLKKGDSILAAVSGGVDSIVMLHLLHEISEETGISLTVVHFNHQLRDEESKRDAEFVKNLSEKLNISCTVKLIDVKSLSEKEGISVQDAGHRLRRKAQLDLVEEYGFDSVATAHHKDDQLETLLMRLISGAGPQGMSGISIKEESYIRPLLFADKQQITQYAERKKIEWVEDSSNRNNKYIRNKIRLEVIPTLKEINPSAAEVASRTAITFGRLTSDLEDLSDKILEKSILSEGKSEIILAIPELSNYFNMIGYFMINRALKRIDRESPTVLNRQFNDLAKLVETGSTGSEIILSDGYRVLKDRDRLIIYNNTEDINDVQIKIGIPTHYRDMVLETNRVQWDSDSQFPQDVQHEVVDNRLIDGGVLKLRRWKEGDRIHPLGLKGTKKVSDILTEAKMPLNRKRAFPIVEYDGDVVWVCGIRLSDQFKVTENTTDVVHLKIRNLNFN encoded by the coding sequence ATGAAGAACGATAAAAACATAACGAAATTTAAAAAACAATTCGTTCAGTTTGCAAGAGAGAACGATCTTCTTAAAAAGGGCGATTCTATACTTGCGGCTGTATCGGGTGGAGTAGACTCAATAGTTATGCTGCACCTTCTTCACGAAATCAGTGAAGAAACAGGTATATCGTTAACTGTAGTTCATTTCAATCATCAACTTCGTGATGAGGAATCAAAGCGGGATGCCGAATTTGTGAAAAATCTTTCTGAAAAATTGAATATATCTTGCACTGTTAAACTTATTGATGTCAAATCACTTTCTGAAAAGGAAGGAATATCCGTGCAGGACGCGGGGCACAGATTACGCCGGAAAGCGCAGCTTGATTTAGTGGAGGAATATGGTTTCGACAGCGTTGCTACGGCTCATCACAAAGACGATCAGCTTGAGACACTTTTAATGCGATTGATTTCCGGAGCGGGTCCTCAGGGTATGTCCGGAATAAGCATTAAAGAAGAGAGCTATATTCGTCCTCTTCTTTTTGCCGACAAACAGCAGATTACACAATACGCCGAAAGGAAGAAAATTGAATGGGTGGAAGATAGTTCAAACCGGAATAATAAATACATCAGAAATAAAATAAGATTAGAAGTTATTCCTACTCTGAAAGAGATAAATCCATCTGCCGCGGAAGTCGCATCAAGAACAGCTATCACATTCGGGCGGCTGACTTCCGATTTAGAGGATTTATCCGACAAAATTTTAGAAAAATCTATATTATCGGAGGGCAAATCCGAAATTATTCTTGCAATTCCTGAACTCTCTAATTACTTTAATATGATAGGGTATTTTATGATAAATAGAGCTCTGAAACGTATTGATAGGGAGTCTCCTACAGTTTTAAATCGTCAATTCAACGACCTTGCAAAACTCGTTGAAACAGGCTCGACCGGATCGGAGATAATTCTTTCAGATGGATATAGAGTTCTTAAAGATAGAGATCGATTAATCATTTATAATAACACAGAAGATATAAATGATGTTCAGATCAAAATTGGCATCCCGACTCATTACAGGGATATGGTTCTCGAAACAAACCGCGTTCAATGGGACTCCGATTCACAGTTTCCGCAAGATGTTCAACACGAGGTAGTGGATAACCGGCTGATTGACGGGGGAGTTCTTAAGTTAAGAAGATGGAAAGAGGGAGACCGGATTCATCCTCTCGGTCTGAAAGGAACAAAGAAAGTAAGCGATATTCTCACTGAGGCAAAAATGCCTCTAAACAGGAAAAGAGCATTTCCTATTGTGGAATATGATGGAGATGTTGTTTGGGTTTGCGGGATTCGTCTCAGCGATCAATTTAAAGTGACAGAAAATACAACTGATGTTGTTCATCTTAAAATCAGAAATCTAAATTTTAATTGA